The genome window GGCGGAAAGGTCCTCCTGAGAATCGAGGATCTGGATACTCCGCGGGTCAAGCCGGGAGTCGTCGAAAAGATGATCGACGACCTCGCGTGGCTGGGTCTGGACTGGGACGGGGAGGTCGTCGTCCAGAGCGCCCGCCGCGCCTACTACCGCGACATCCACGCGCGGCTCGGCGGACGCCTTTACCCGTGCCGGTGCACCCGCGCGGACGTGGCCGCCGCCCAGAGCGCCCCGCACGAGGGAGACGCGGAACCGCGCTACCCCGGCACCTGCCGGACCTACGCGGGCCCGGCCGTCTGCTGGCGCTTCCGCGTGGATCCCGGGCCGGTCACGTTCGAAGACCGCCTCTTCGGGTCCCAATCGATCGACGTGGCCGCGACCGTGGGGGACTTTGTGGCCGCCAAGGAGCCCGACCGCCCCGCCTACCAGCTCGCCGTCGTGGCCGACGACGTGGCCCAGGGCGTCACCGAAGTGGTCCGCGGCGACGACCTGCTTCCTTCGACCGCCCGCCAGATCCTGATCTACCGCGCGCTCGGGGCGACCCCGCCGGCATGGGCGCACGTCCCGCTCATCGTGGGCCCGGACGGAAAGCGGCTGGCCAAGCGGCACGGCGACGCGAGGATCGCGACGCTGCGGCAGCGCGGCGTGTCTCCGGAACGGATCGTCGGGGCGCTGGCCGAGTGGTCCGGGCTGGGGTCGGGGAAGGCCCGGCCCGGG of Planctomycetota bacterium contains these proteins:
- the gluQRS gene encoding tRNA glutamyl-Q(34) synthetase GluQRS; translation: MTVVGRLAPSPTGSLHLGNARTFLWAWLSARSRGGKVLLRIEDLDTPRVKPGVVEKMIDDLAWLGLDWDGEVVVQSARRAYYRDIHARLGGRLYPCRCTRADVAAAQSAPHEGDAEPRYPGTCRTYAGPAVCWRFRVDPGPVTFEDRLFGSQSIDVAATVGDFVAAKEPDRPAYQLAVVADDVAQGVTEVVRGDDLLPSTARQILIYRALGATPPAWAHVPLIVGPDGKRLAKRHGDARIATLRQRGVSPERIVGALAEWSGLGSGKARPGDLLERWSWERVSRKRVILTPDLLRGVAEP